GGTGGTGCAGACCTACGCCGGCGACGACCCGGTCCACGCCCTCACCGAGACCTCCGGCGACCTCCCCGCCGCCGTCGCCGCGATCGTCGACGAGGACCAGCCGGCTCCCGAGGATCAGGGCCTCGTGCTCTTCTTCACCGGGCTGTCGGGCAGCGGCAAGTCGACGCTCGCCCGCGCGCTGGTCGACCTCCTGCTCGAGCAGGGCGGCCGCACGGTCACCAGCCTCGACGGCGACGTCGTACGCCGCAACCTGTCGGCCGGGCTCACCTTCAGCCGGGCCGACCGCGAGACCAACATCCGCCGCATCGGCTGGGTCGCCGCCGAGATCGCCCGCCACGGCGGCGTCGCTGTGTGCTCGCCGATCGCCCCGTTCACCGAGACCCGCGACCAGGTGCGCGAGATGGTGGAGGCCGCCGGCGGCGCGTTCTTCCTCGTCCACGTCGCGACCCCCCTCGAGGAGTGCGAGCGCCGCGACCGCAAGGGCCTCTACGCCAAGGCCCGTGCCGGCGAGATCCCCGAGTTCACCGGCATCTCCTCGCCCTACGAGGAGCCCGACGACCCAGCCGTGCGCGTCGACACGACCGGGCGCACCGTCGAGGACGCGCTCGACGACGTCCTGGTCGCGCTCGACGAGGACGGCTACCTCCACCTGCGGGGCACCGATGGGTGAGCCGCTGAAGGTGCTCTTCGTGTGCACCGCCAACATCTGCCGCTCGCCCTTCCTCGAGCTCACCGCGCGCCGCCTGGCCGGGCCCGACTCGGGTGTGGAGTTCTCCAGCGCGGGCACGCACGGCTTCGACAGCCACGCGATGGACGACGTCATGGTCTCCACCCTCGCCGAGGACACGTCGTCGGGCTTCGCGAGCCGCCGCCTCACCGCGCCGCTCATGGCCGAGGCCGACCTGGTGCTGACCGCGGAGTCCACCCACCGCAGCTTCATCCTGGAGGAGTTCCCCCAGCACCTCCGCAAGGTCTTCACCGTGGGCCAGTTCGCCGCCGCGGTGGAGGAGCACCCCGACCTCACCGGTCGCGAGCTGGTCGCGGCCATCGGCGCCCGCCGTACGGCGGCGCGGCCCGAGCACGACATCGCCGACCCCTACCGGCGCGGGCGATCGGCGGCGGACACCGCGGCCGACACAATGTCGAGAATGCTGAGCGTGATCGTCCCCCGGCTGGCCACAGGAGGCTCCGATGGCTGAGCTGCTGACCCTCACCGCCCTCTCGATCCTCGTCGCCGGCTTCGTCGTCGGCGTCGTCGTCGGTCTGACTGGCATGGGCGGCGGCGCCCTGATGACCCCCGCCCTGCTGTTCCTGGGCGTGGGAGAGGCCGCCACGGTCGTGACCGCCGACCTCACCGCGGCGGCCGTCTACAAGACCGGCGGCGCGATCGTGCACAAGCGCGAGGGCTCGCCCAACATGCGCCTGGCCATGTGGCTGATGATCGGCTCCATCCCGATGGCGCTGCTCGGGCCACACCTGGTGGCGTGGCTCACCGACGACACCGAGCAGCTCAACCACGTGCTGATCATCAGCATCGGCTTCGCCCTCCTGCTGGCGGCGGCGACCTACGCCCTGCGCCTCTACGTCAACCTGCTCCGGGTCCGCTCGGGCACCCACGTCCACGACGACGACCCGACGATCCGCGTGGTCCCGACGCTGCTGGTCGGCAT
The sequence above is drawn from the Nocardioides sp. zg-1228 genome and encodes:
- the cysC gene encoding adenylyl-sulfate kinase — its product is MIQHCPTPTELDDLELLVSGAYAPLTRFNEPDSVVTLDLPDGVDDAELVDPEGLPLARVAADGSLEPLTHAQYGPFRRLHLTPAQVREQHAGATFVPVVDALSEADLDELRGLGRVVLLALSGTGTSPLSPVALVRATLAAADLLPDAAVVAVPLPAHGDAEADHALGARVVQTYAGDDPVHALTETSGDLPAAVAAIVDEDQPAPEDQGLVLFFTGLSGSGKSTLARALVDLLLEQGGRTVTSLDGDVVRRNLSAGLTFSRADRETNIRRIGWVAAEIARHGGVAVCSPIAPFTETRDQVREMVEAAGGAFFLVHVATPLEECERRDRKGLYAKARAGEIPEFTGISSPYEEPDDPAVRVDTTGRTVEDALDDVLVALDEDGYLHLRGTDG